The Chitinophaga caeni genome segment CCGGGTAGGGTGTTTAACGGTGTTGGGTATCGGTATGGGTTTAATGGGCAGGAGAAGTCAAATGAAATAAAAGGAGAAGGAAATAGCTATACTGCTAAATTTTGGGAATATGACCCACGATTGGGAAGTCGCTGGAATGTTGACCTTAAACCTACAGTTGGCATTAGCGATTACGCAGCTTTTGCAAATAATCCGATCTTTAATGCAGATCCTTTAGGCGATACACTAAGACCATTAACCACTCATGTTTTAAGGGATATGGCCAGGAAAACTGGTTTTACTGGAACTGGTATTGTGTTTAATAGAAAAGTAGGTAAGGCATTTGAAATGATTGGGCTTTATGGCGGAGGATTTGGTTCTGAGAATACAACACGCTTCACATCAACCGAGAGAAGCTACGCAACTGCCGGTACAAGTACATCAGTTATTCCCGATGGCGTTCGGTCTGCAAAAAAAATACAGATCAGACTGATTCCTCCTGGATTAAAGACTAGTATTTATCCTAATAGTTCATTTGCTGAAGTAAAAGCAGTAAATGGGGTTATAAGTTTATCAAGTAATAATCATCAAATACGGGGTGAGCTTGATGCATTAAAAAATACAGCGGGCGGGAAGGCCGGCGTTGGCACAATGACATTTATTACAACAGCTAATACGGTTATTGGACCTGATGTGATTGAATATGCAATGGCCAACAAACTGAAAGTATATCAGGTATTTTCTTTTCAAGAAACAGACGATAACTCTATACACTTTTCTCCGCCTATTCCTTTAGCGCTTCCAGTCAATGGGAAAAATGTTCCAATTGATGTAACGCCAATTGTAAAGCTTGTTGATATAAAATTTGGATACATGCTAAATCCAAGGTGGGTAAGACCTGAGAATCCTAAAAATCCAGATGTAGAGGAGGTAGAACAATGAGTACATTAAAGCAAATATTAGCAATTGTGTTGCTTTGTTATAGCTGTGAATTAAAATCACAAACGATGAAGGAAGAAAAATTTCCAAGAATGCTATCTAAAAAAGAAGTACAGTCTTTTATTGAAAGCGGAGAGGCTGTATACGATACGGCTCTGTCTAAAGAAAAATTTATGGAAGTATATAAATTTTCTGATGGCAGAGTGATTTTCAAAAATCCGGATGGGAAAGGAGCTTATTGGAAATCTTTAGAACAAGTCAATGAAATTATGGTTAAAGTGGAGAAAGAAACAGAGGTATTTAACATGACGGGCTGGATTAAAAGTAAAGAGAACCTACCAACAATTAAAGAGAAAAGTTTGCAGCTACTTAAAGAGAAAGCAGGAAAGATCCTTGATTACAGCCAGCAATCTTTATCAGCAGTGAGTAAATTAAAAATAGAAAACATCGCGAAGGAAAGGGAATTGTTTTATGCAATCTTGTATTATAGCTGTGAGGCATGCGCCGCAGAGATAAATGGATCAGTGGATGTGGAGCCGATTAGCGGAACAAATTATTATCGACCTGTTGTAAAGGACAATAAAGGCAGGGTTTATATCCCGTATGCTGAATTTTTGGAATCCTTTGTTGAGAAAACAAAAATAACTATTGCTCAAAGCATAGATATCGAGTTGGACAAGTTCAAACTGTAAGTATAAAAAATGGAACATAGGAGCCGTTGAGTAATCAGCGGCTTTCTGTATTTACAGGGCAGTAATATTTTTTGCAGGTAATCTTTGAAGCGCTTTTTTGAGACGAATGTTTCCATGAGTTTAAGGAGAAAGGTTTCTACTTCCTTGTCCAGTTCGTTGATGAACTGGATCTGTTCCAGGGTGGCGGCATCCTCGATTACGGCTACGATGCCGGTGGCCAGCGGGTATCGAAAGCCTTCACGCCGCCGGGCGAGGCCACGAAGACGACCTGGTACCTCCGGGAGCCATCGGGCCGCGCTGGGCGGATCAGCACCTCTACAGCAGCAGCAGCCTCGGCCTGTGGAACCCCGGCTTGGACCTAAGTACGACTTTCGATATCGACACGAGCTGGCTCTCCGAAGGCCGCCGCACCTACGAGCTGACGAACCACCTGGGCAACGTGCTGGCCACGATCAGCGATAAACGCATCCCGGTTTATGAAAATGATGGTATGACGGTTGCGTATTATGATGTAGATTTGTTGAGCGCGGTGGATTATTACCCTTTCGGTATGCAGATGCCGGGTAGGCTGTTTAACGGTGGTGGGTATCGTTATGGGTTTAATGGGAAGGAGAATGATGATGAAGTTAAAGGCGATGGGAATCAGCAGGATTATGGACTAAGAGTCTATGATCCACGTATTGCTAAGTTCCTGAGTGTTGACCCGTTAATTAAGTCCTTCCCTTGGTACACGCCTTATCAGTTCGCGGGGAATAAGCCGATTTGGGCAGTAGACCTAGACGGTGCGGAAGAAAAGGTTTCTACGCAGTATACGTTAGATTACAAACCGGTACTAAAAGCTCCGACTGTAATAGATGGAATTGGGAATGCCCTTCATAATGTTATTGCCCTGTGCTGGAATAGCACTGGTGGCGGTTTTATGGAGGCAGAAAAAAGTGTGTGGAATTTTGGTGTTGGATTGTTTAAAGGGGAATACAACCATGTATCCGGAAAGGATTTGATTGATAACTTTATGGTAGCACAGGAAGATGCTACCAGGTATTTTACGAAGACACCACTAAAACAGCGGCTTTCTGATTTGGGTGAGGCTGCAACTAACATGTCGTCTTATGAGGCTGTGGTGCAAATTTGGTTAGGTACAAAGCTTGTAACTGCACCTAAAACGGCACAACTAAGTGCGGCTGTAGTAGATGTCGCTGAAACGCGTTTGTTTAACCTTCAGAGTTCATTTGAGGAATTAGTTAATCAGAAATTATTGCCAAAATATTTGAAAGACGATCCTAATTTAAAATCCGGATATACCGGATCTTTCAAAACAGGTAAGGTTGGAAATCCCAATAAGGCTTCCTTTGGACAAGCTGTTGACTTAAATAAATTTGATATTGATTTCTGGATTGAGAGTGATATTTTGTATGAAAAATATGGATCTAATCTTAGGGCGGATCCAGAATTTAGGAAGATATGAAGTGAAACTCCAGGATTTGAAGGAGTAAAGCCTAACAAAGAAGGATTCTCTATAAAATTTAAACCATCGAAGAAAGAGTATTGTATGAGTAAAATATTTGGAGCTCAAGCCAAAGTGTTTATGAAGTATGAGGATAACCTCGAAGGGCTATCAAAGGTGCTTAGT includes the following:
- a CDS encoding RHS repeat domain-containing protein, with amino-acid sequence MDLSTTFDIDTSWLSEGRRTYELTNHLGNVLATISDKRIPVYENDGMTVAYYDVDLLSAVDYYPFGMQMPGRLFNGGGYRYGFNGKENDDEVKGDGNQQDYGLRVYDPRIAKFLSVDPLIKSFPWYTPYQFAGNKPIWAVDLDGAEEKVSTQYTLDYKPVLKAPTVIDGIGNALHNVIALCWNSTGGGFMEAEKSVWNFGVGLFKGEYNHVSGKDLIDNFMVAQEDATRYFTKTPLKQRLSDLGEAATNMSSYEAVVQIWLGTKLVTAPKTAQLSAAVVDVAETRLFNLQSSFEELVNQKLLPKYLKDDPNLKSGYTGSFKTGKVGNPNKASFGQAVDLNKFDIDFWIESDILYEKYGSNLRADPEFRKI